One window from the genome of Thermoplasmata archaeon encodes:
- a CDS encoding LUD domain-containing protein produces the protein MERGRANRAATIQQAGLDLPAFRDRVRSIKETAAHDPSIADAFADAVRANGGRVFLAATGRDAVRYVLDVCRANAADLLVKSKSLTSEEIEMNQGLAAEGIRAIETDLGELLCQVAGEKPSHLVFPAIHMTSDRIARMLTQAYGEAIAAEPSSILSAVRARLRPLFLAAKVGVTGANIGVAETGSIVVETNEGNGRLVTSVPRVHIALIGLEKIVRRWEDAADLVRGHAISATGQRMTVYVSLISQRQAVTGDPMGREFHVIILDNGRTKMRSDPAFQEALNCIRCGACMNVCPTYGVTGGHVFGHIYPGPIGIPWTANVHGLEEAGFAHLCVSCGLCHEICPVDIDIPWMIAKVKEQDVEAHGQPTSERFFMASEAFAKVACLAAPLANGLLRDGPVRTLMEWTLGVDRRRTLPSFARRPLRARFRERPARAGSVGKVAFFPDLYAEFNNPDLGLRAIELLERLGYTVVIPDVRWGGMPYVSYGRLGRASKVAAENLRVLGPLVDEGYVVVSTEPTAIYMLQKVYPKLLEGDVAAKVSARSRGFFEFVQGRLGDLPLRPTRDAAGLVGFHIPCHDRALSSGAPAIRFLERASYRVRVVETGTCCGIAGTFGMKHGWLGYELSMAVGEKLFDQFRGSGCDLIATESSVCSLQLHDGLRVDVLHPLDMVAVEPSR, from the coding sequence ATCGATCAAGGAGACGGCGGCCCACGATCCTTCGATCGCGGACGCCTTCGCCGATGCGGTCCGGGCGAACGGAGGACGCGTCTTCCTAGCGGCGACGGGCCGCGACGCGGTTCGGTACGTGCTTGACGTCTGCAGGGCCAACGCGGCGGACCTCCTCGTGAAGTCGAAGTCCCTCACGTCCGAGGAGATCGAGATGAACCAAGGCCTCGCGGCGGAGGGGATCCGCGCGATCGAGACGGACTTGGGTGAGCTGTTGTGCCAAGTGGCCGGGGAGAAGCCCTCCCACCTCGTCTTCCCGGCGATCCACATGACCTCGGACCGGATCGCCCGGATGCTCACGCAGGCCTACGGGGAGGCGATCGCCGCCGAACCGTCGAGCATCTTGTCCGCGGTCCGCGCGCGGCTCCGGCCGCTGTTCCTCGCGGCGAAGGTCGGCGTGACCGGAGCGAACATCGGCGTCGCGGAAACGGGATCCATCGTCGTCGAGACGAACGAGGGCAACGGCCGCCTCGTGACGAGCGTGCCCCGGGTTCACATCGCCCTCATCGGCCTCGAGAAGATCGTCCGCCGGTGGGAGGACGCCGCCGACCTCGTGCGCGGCCATGCGATCAGCGCGACCGGGCAACGCATGACGGTGTACGTATCGCTCATCTCCCAACGACAGGCGGTGACCGGAGACCCGATGGGAAGGGAATTCCATGTGATCATCCTGGACAACGGCCGCACGAAGATGCGGTCCGATCCCGCGTTCCAGGAGGCGCTCAACTGCATCCGCTGTGGCGCGTGCATGAACGTCTGCCCGACGTACGGAGTCACGGGCGGCCACGTCTTCGGCCACATCTATCCGGGACCGATCGGCATCCCATGGACCGCGAACGTCCACGGCCTCGAAGAGGCCGGGTTCGCACACCTCTGCGTCTCGTGCGGCCTGTGCCACGAAATCTGTCCGGTCGACATCGACATCCCGTGGATGATCGCAAAGGTGAAAGAACAAGACGTCGAAGCCCACGGCCAGCCGACCTCGGAGCGGTTCTTCATGGCCTCCGAGGCGTTCGCGAAAGTCGCGTGCCTCGCGGCGCCGCTCGCGAACGGCCTCCTCCGGGATGGTCCCGTGCGGACCCTCATGGAGTGGACCCTCGGCGTGGATCGGCGACGCACCCTGCCGTCCTTCGCGCGTCGGCCGTTGAGGGCTCGCTTCCGGGAGCGACCCGCTCGCGCGGGATCGGTCGGCAAAGTCGCATTCTTCCCCGACCTGTACGCGGAGTTCAATAACCCGGACTTGGGACTGCGGGCGATCGAACTCCTCGAACGCCTCGGGTACACGGTCGTCATCCCGGACGTGCGGTGGGGCGGGATGCCCTACGTCTCCTACGGCCGGCTCGGTAGGGCGTCGAAGGTCGCCGCGGAAAACCTGCGAGTCCTCGGTCCGCTCGTCGACGAGGGGTATGTCGTCGTCTCGACGGAGCCCACCGCGATTTACATGCTCCAAAAGGTATATCCGAAGCTCCTCGAAGGGGACGTCGCGGCGAAGGTCTCGGCGCGGTCCCGTGGGTTCTTCGAATTCGTCCAGGGGCGTCTCGGAGACTTGCCGCTGAGGCCGACCCGGGATGCGGCAGGGCTCGTCGGATTCCACATACCGTGCCACGACCGTGCGCTGTCCTCAGGCGCGCCCGCGATCCGGTTCCTCGAACGCGCGTCGTACCGCGTGCGGGTTGTGGAGACGGGCACGTGCTGCGGCATCGCGGGGACGTTCGGCATGAAACACGGGTGGCTCGGCTATGAGCTGTCGATGGCGGTCGGAGAGAAGCTGTTCGATCAGTTCCGGGGGAGCGGCTGCGATCTCATCGCCACCGAGAGCAGCGTGTGCTCCCTCCAGTTGCACGACGGCCTGAGAGTCGATGTCCTGCATCCCCTCGACATGGTCGCGGTGGAGCCCAGCCGCTAG
- a CDS encoding FAD-linked oxidase C-terminal domain-containing protein, whose translation MPARTARKGLAEELSTIVGTEHIVTDEAALGAYQRDMADFEAVPSAVVRPGTEDEIVRIVKVASRRGIPIVARGAGTSLTGAVVLKGGIVLDVTRLNRILKVDPVNWYVHVQAGVVLDDLNDALRKDGFFFPPDPASSFVCTAGGAIAEGSGGMRCVRYGTMRDWVLALRVVLANGRTAMFGEPLAKNRAGYDLVHLMIGSEGTLGIVTEAYLKILPLPTVPIVRMLVTFGDWPSAGRAIQELRRRRISANLMEFMDLETVRAVNAAFRMDLEEAEATLLVDLEAPLVPSAEEVFRTHGARGFTRAADEEQAGRLYSARSRAYLAVKELASGVQIEDVTVPIERLAEYLGLVKETARRLGLRIPTLGHAGDGNVHPTILFDRANPASQRAATAALEELCRYAIRVGGTVTGEHGIGVQKASLMREQMEAHGGQEGLRLMKEIKRLFDPKGIMNPGKYVELA comes from the coding sequence ATGCCCGCGCGAACTGCCCGAAAAGGTTTGGCCGAGGAGTTGTCGACGATTGTCGGTACGGAACACATCGTGACCGATGAGGCCGCCCTCGGTGCCTACCAAAGGGACATGGCCGACTTCGAAGCCGTCCCGAGCGCCGTCGTCCGTCCCGGGACGGAAGACGAAATCGTGCGGATCGTCAAGGTGGCGTCCCGCCGAGGCATTCCGATCGTGGCACGCGGGGCGGGGACGAGCCTCACGGGGGCCGTCGTCCTGAAAGGAGGAATCGTGCTCGACGTGACCCGGTTGAACCGGATCCTCAAGGTCGATCCGGTGAACTGGTACGTCCACGTCCAGGCCGGGGTCGTCCTCGACGACCTCAACGACGCGCTCCGGAAGGACGGCTTCTTCTTTCCGCCCGATCCCGCGAGCAGCTTCGTCTGCACGGCCGGCGGGGCGATTGCCGAGGGGTCCGGAGGCATGCGGTGCGTCCGGTATGGGACGATGCGGGACTGGGTGCTCGCCCTCCGCGTCGTGTTGGCGAACGGCCGCACGGCCATGTTCGGCGAGCCTCTCGCGAAGAACCGAGCAGGGTACGACCTTGTCCACCTGATGATCGGCAGCGAGGGGACATTGGGAATCGTGACGGAGGCCTACCTGAAGATCCTGCCCCTTCCCACGGTCCCGATCGTCCGCATGCTCGTCACATTCGGCGATTGGCCGTCCGCGGGCCGTGCGATCCAAGAGCTCCGCCGGAGGCGAATCTCGGCGAACCTCATGGAGTTCATGGACTTGGAGACCGTGAGGGCCGTGAACGCCGCGTTCCGCATGGACCTCGAGGAGGCGGAAGCCACACTCCTGGTGGATCTGGAAGCGCCTCTCGTCCCGTCGGCGGAGGAGGTCTTCCGGACACACGGGGCGCGAGGCTTCACCCGCGCCGCGGACGAAGAGCAGGCGGGCCGCCTCTATTCCGCACGGAGCCGCGCGTATCTGGCCGTCAAGGAACTCGCGTCCGGCGTGCAAATCGAAGATGTCACGGTCCCGATCGAGCGCTTGGCCGAATACCTCGGTCTCGTGAAGGAGACCGCCCGTCGGCTCGGCCTTCGCATCCCGACGCTCGGCCACGCCGGGGACGGGAACGTCCATCCGACGATCCTGTTCGACCGCGCGAATCCCGCGAGTCAACGCGCGGCAACGGCGGCACTTGAGGAGCTCTGTCGATACGCGATTCGAGTCGGAGGCACGGTGACCGGGGAACACGGGATCGGAGTTCAGAAGGCATCGCTCATGCGAGAGCAGATGGAGGCCCATGGAGGCCAGGAAGGCCTCCGGCTCATGAAAGAGATCAAGCGGTTGTTCGATCCGAAGGGAATCATGAATCCCGGGAAGTACGTCGAGCTGGCCTGA
- a CDS encoding Nramp family divalent metal transporter, giving the protein MVETEVLEEGQETMPGTETVQIGVSRPPLPVTDLPTPEEAFNIKGPITPGKVIRYIIGPSLIALGVSIGSGEWLIGPFNVGTKGFVGILWVVLVSALLQVFYNVELARFTIATGESPAIAFGRVPPGFWLWIPLAVFLYWLAFIWGGWASGAGQSLFVLIYNRLPASSEAIVSRSLGAGLLFLIMGIVLFGKKISRTMEIANWIMVAFILFSVVSLVVLLVPAEFSASAFAAMVTPAAPPSGTTATDLGALAGFTATASGVNYFIISYYRDKGYGMGHRVGYIAALVGGKQEKLLASGLTFPADAKNTAIWKRWFKYLLIDQWGVFFTGAIVGMMMPVILVGYLSQQSGVAPTRAGMPVYAGSQITALYGPFLGNWAYIVGFFILFSTQMVVFEALVRQFVDGAHAMSPKFRKFTREDPRRFYYPFMLGLATLISIIVIFGANPLDLVNQSANFSNLASLIVPFAVIYLNRRLPAPARMKWWSYVVLILNVIFFGFFFINFAFERITGSALVKF; this is encoded by the coding sequence GTGGTCGAAACGGAAGTCCTCGAGGAGGGGCAGGAGACGATGCCCGGTACGGAAACCGTCCAGATCGGCGTGAGTCGACCGCCGCTCCCTGTGACGGACCTCCCGACGCCGGAGGAAGCGTTCAACATCAAGGGTCCGATCACGCCGGGGAAAGTCATCCGATACATCATCGGTCCGAGCCTGATCGCGCTCGGGGTGTCGATCGGCAGCGGGGAATGGCTGATCGGCCCGTTTAACGTCGGGACGAAGGGGTTCGTCGGGATTCTCTGGGTCGTCCTCGTATCCGCCCTCCTGCAAGTCTTCTACAACGTCGAACTCGCGCGGTTCACGATCGCAACCGGGGAGTCGCCCGCCATCGCGTTCGGCCGTGTCCCGCCCGGCTTTTGGTTATGGATCCCATTGGCGGTGTTCCTCTACTGGCTGGCGTTCATCTGGGGCGGATGGGCCTCGGGTGCGGGCCAGAGCCTGTTCGTCCTGATTTACAACCGCTTGCCGGCGTCCTCGGAAGCGATCGTATCGAGATCGCTCGGTGCCGGCCTCCTGTTCCTCATTATGGGAATCGTACTGTTCGGTAAGAAAATCTCGCGCACGATGGAAATCGCGAACTGGATCATGGTCGCGTTCATCTTGTTCTCCGTCGTCAGCCTCGTCGTGCTCCTTGTCCCCGCGGAGTTCTCGGCGAGTGCGTTCGCCGCGATGGTGACGCCGGCCGCTCCTCCCTCCGGAACGACGGCCACGGACCTCGGCGCCCTCGCCGGGTTCACTGCCACCGCGAGCGGGGTGAACTACTTCATCATCAGCTATTATCGAGACAAAGGGTACGGCATGGGGCACCGGGTCGGCTACATCGCCGCGCTCGTCGGAGGCAAGCAGGAGAAGCTGCTCGCCTCAGGGTTGACGTTCCCGGCCGATGCGAAGAACACGGCAATCTGGAAGCGCTGGTTCAAGTATCTCCTGATTGACCAGTGGGGCGTATTCTTCACGGGTGCAATCGTCGGCATGATGATGCCCGTGATCCTCGTCGGATACCTGAGCCAGCAATCGGGCGTTGCGCCGACCAGAGCAGGAATGCCCGTGTACGCCGGGAGTCAGATCACCGCCCTCTACGGGCCGTTCTTGGGGAATTGGGCCTATATCGTCGGCTTCTTCATCCTCTTCAGCACGCAGATGGTCGTCTTCGAGGCCTTGGTTCGGCAGTTCGTCGACGGCGCCCACGCGATGAGTCCGAAGTTCCGGAAGTTCACGCGGGAGGACCCGCGCCGGTTCTACTATCCCTTCATGCTCGGACTCGCCACCCTCATTTCAATCATCGTCATCTTCGGGGCGAACCCGCTCGATTTGGTGAACCAGTCTGCGAACTTTTCGAACCTGGCCTCCCTGATCGTCCCGTTCGCGGTGATTTACCTCAACCGTAGGCTGCCGGCGCCAGCGCGGATGAAGTGGTGGTCGTACGTGGTCCTCATCCTGAACGTGATCTTCTTCGGGTTCTTCTTCATCAACTTCGCCTTCGAGAGGATCACGGGGAGCGCGCTGGTCAAGTTCTGA
- a CDS encoding DUF4147 domain-containing protein — protein sequence MSAGKSNGRSRGWGLNVELLATNATNSVLRSLRRDALEILRHALDDVDPEQAVATVIERRGDYLYVLGKQVPIVARPIYVLAIGKASTRMAKGVLRVLRPESGLLVAEKAPSPALEGFQTVLASHPLPDEGSLRAGEAALRIADGLRPGDVLIVLLSGGASAMFEASRVPLGDLRDANTQMLRSGLDVRDLNEVRKGLSDVKGGRLAERAAGRGATVVGLILSDIVGSPIEDIGSGPTAPGSSRGERAKEILVRHGLWDRMPVSVRHSLAEAASATRPRLSAPTAVHNFIVADNVRACEAARREAERRGYAAHILTTSLEGEARQVGPVLAADAIRWKPRARRIAVVAGGETTVTVRGRGLGGRNQELALAAARILEGRSAVLLSCGTDGADGNTDAAGAIADGETMSRARSLRLDPKKFLEANDSFAFFQALGDLIVTGPTGTNVADIQIVLEDRSRPLPGGQSR from the coding sequence ATGAGCGCCGGCAAGTCCAATGGTCGAAGTCGGGGATGGGGCCTGAACGTCGAGCTCCTCGCGACGAACGCGACGAACTCAGTCCTTCGCTCCTTGCGACGCGATGCCTTAGAGATCCTCCGACACGCCCTCGATGACGTCGATCCGGAACAGGCCGTCGCCACCGTGATTGAGCGGCGCGGCGATTACTTGTACGTCCTTGGTAAACAGGTCCCCATCGTCGCGAGACCAATTTATGTGTTAGCGATCGGAAAAGCGTCAACCCGGATGGCAAAGGGCGTCCTCCGCGTCCTCCGACCCGAGTCGGGCCTCCTCGTTGCAGAGAAGGCCCCGTCTCCCGCTTTGGAAGGCTTCCAAACCGTCCTCGCGTCCCACCCTCTGCCCGACGAAGGGAGCTTGAGGGCGGGCGAGGCCGCCCTGCGGATCGCAGACGGACTTCGGCCCGGCGATGTACTCATCGTCCTTCTGTCAGGTGGGGCGAGCGCGATGTTCGAAGCATCTCGTGTGCCGCTGGGCGACCTCCGCGACGCAAATACTCAGATGCTGCGGAGCGGCTTGGACGTTCGGGACCTGAACGAGGTGCGAAAAGGTCTCTCCGATGTCAAGGGTGGACGGCTCGCCGAGCGGGCGGCGGGTCGTGGCGCCACCGTTGTCGGGTTGATCCTCTCCGATATCGTCGGGAGTCCAATCGAGGATATCGGGTCCGGGCCCACGGCCCCCGGTTCGTCCCGTGGCGAACGGGCGAAGGAGATCCTCGTTCGGCACGGGCTATGGGATCGGATGCCCGTCTCCGTGCGGCACAGCCTAGCCGAGGCGGCGAGCGCGACGAGACCCCGACTGTCGGCGCCGACGGCTGTTCACAATTTCATCGTCGCAGACAACGTGCGCGCGTGTGAAGCCGCACGACGGGAAGCGGAGCGCCGCGGGTATGCCGCGCACATCTTGACGACGTCGTTGGAGGGCGAGGCTCGCCAGGTGGGCCCCGTCCTGGCCGCCGATGCGATTCGGTGGAAGCCACGCGCTCGACGGATAGCAGTCGTCGCCGGGGGCGAGACGACCGTCACGGTCCGTGGCAGGGGCCTGGGTGGGCGCAACCAAGAGCTCGCTCTCGCGGCCGCCCGAATTCTGGAGGGCCGGTCTGCCGTCCTCCTCTCCTGCGGGACCGACGGGGCCGACGGGAACACGGACGCGGCCGGCGCGATCGCGGATGGCGAGACGATGTCGAGAGCGCGGTCCCTGCGGCTCGATCCGAAAAAGTTCCTCGAGGCGAACGACTCATTCGCATTCTTCCAGGCTCTCGGGGACCTGATCGTCACGGGTCCGACCGGAACGAACGTCGCGGACATCCAGATCGTCCTCGAGGACCGATCACGCCCACTTCCTGGCGGTCAATCGAGATAG